A region from the Cellvibrio sp. PSBB006 genome encodes:
- the tsf gene encoding translation elongation factor Ts, which produces MTAISATMVKELRDRTGLGMMECKKALGEANGDIELAIENLRKISGLKAAKKADRTAADGVVAVKVADDNSYGVAVEVNSETDFVARDAGFLAFVNSVVDKAFTTKQTDVAALMSGDLENAREALVQKIGENIGVRRIKLVEGGVVGGYVHLNSRIAVLVQLEGGNEELARDIAMHVAAVNPAVVNSEQMPADLVEKEKDIIRAQPDMAGKPAEIVEKMMVGRINKFLKEASLIDQPFVKNPEVTVGKLAKDAGASVTSFVRLEVGEGIEKVVVDFAAEVAAQVQASKG; this is translated from the coding sequence ATGACAGCTATTTCCGCAACAATGGTAAAAGAACTGCGTGACCGCACCGGTTTGGGCATGATGGAATGTAAAAAAGCGCTGGGCGAAGCCAACGGCGATATCGAACTGGCGATTGAGAATCTGCGCAAGATTTCCGGCCTGAAAGCGGCCAAGAAAGCTGACCGCACCGCTGCTGACGGCGTAGTTGCTGTCAAAGTGGCCGACGACAACAGCTATGGTGTCGCTGTTGAAGTGAACTCCGAAACTGACTTCGTTGCTCGCGATGCCGGCTTCCTGGCTTTTGTTAACAGCGTAGTGGACAAGGCGTTCACCACCAAGCAAACCGACGTAGCGGCTTTGATGTCTGGTGATTTGGAAAACGCTCGTGAAGCGCTGGTACAAAAAATCGGTGAAAACATCGGCGTGCGTCGTATTAAGTTGGTTGAAGGCGGTGTGGTTGGTGGTTACGTTCACCTCAACAGCCGTATTGCCGTATTGGTGCAGCTGGAAGGTGGCAATGAAGAGTTGGCCAGAGACATTGCTATGCACGTCGCAGCGGTTAACCCGGCCGTGGTCAATTCTGAGCAGATGCCAGCCGACCTGGTAGAAAAAGAGAAAGACATCATTCGCGCGCAACCGGATATGGCTGGCAAGCCTGCCGAAATCGTTGAGAAGATGATGGTTGGTCGTATCAACAAATTCCTGAAAGAAGCTAGCCTTATCGACCAGCCCTTCGTGAAGAACCCTGAGGTGACTGTCGGTAAGCTGGCTAAAGATGCCGGTGCTTCCGTAACCAGTTTTGTGCGTCTGGAAGTAGGCGAAGGTATCGAGAAAGTTGTTGTCGACTTTGCCGCAGAAGTTGCTGCCCAGGTGCAGGCCTCCAAGGGCTAA
- the rpsB gene encoding 30S ribosomal protein S2, with amino-acid sequence MPTVSMRDMLSAGVHFGHQTRYWNPKMGRYIFGARNKIHIINLEHTVPAFNEALALIQQMASQKKKILFVGTKRAAQKTIKEQAERAGQPFVSHRWLGGMLTNYKTIRASIRRLRDLETQSQDGTFTKLTKKEALMRTRDMEKLERSIGGIKEMSGLPDAMFVIDVDHERIAIQEANKLGIPVIGIVDTNSNPEGIDYVIPGNDDAIRAVKLYVTAVADACLEGSKSASAVPNKDEYVAAEEGAAE; translated from the coding sequence ATGCCTACAGTAAGCATGCGCGATATGCTGTCCGCCGGTGTCCACTTTGGTCACCAAACCCGTTACTGGAACCCGAAGATGGGTCGTTATATCTTCGGTGCGCGTAACAAGATTCACATCATCAATCTGGAGCACACCGTTCCAGCCTTCAATGAAGCTCTGGCCCTGATCCAGCAAATGGCTTCCCAGAAGAAGAAAATCCTTTTTGTCGGCACCAAGCGCGCCGCACAAAAAACCATTAAAGAACAAGCTGAACGTGCTGGCCAGCCATTTGTCAGCCATCGTTGGTTGGGCGGCATGCTCACTAACTACAAAACCATCCGTGCTTCTATCCGTCGTCTACGCGACCTGGAAACGCAAAGTCAGGATGGTACCTTTACCAAGCTGACCAAGAAAGAAGCGCTGATGCGTACCCGCGATATGGAAAAGCTTGAGCGTTCCATCGGCGGTATTAAAGAAATGAGCGGCCTGCCGGACGCTATGTTTGTGATCGATGTTGACCACGAGCGTATTGCCATTCAGGAAGCTAATAAGCTGGGTATTCCGGTTATCGGTATCGTGGATACCAACAGCAACCCGGAAGGCATTGATTATGTTATCCCAGGTAACGACGACGCCATCCGCGCAGTAAAACTGTACGTAACGGCGGTGGCCGATGCTTGTCTTGAAGGCTCCAAATCAGCGTCTGCTGTGCCGAACAAAGACGAGTACGTTGCTGCTGAAGAAGGCGCTGCTGAATAA